In Spodoptera frugiperda isolate SF20-4 chromosome 12, AGI-APGP_CSIRO_Sfru_2.0, whole genome shotgun sequence, a single window of DNA contains:
- the LOC118263189 gene encoding aspartate aminotransferase, cytoplasmic isoform X2 has translation MGSRFQTVQQGPPIEVFQLNRMFMEDPHQSKINLSIGAYRDEKGQPWVLPVVRKMEKQMANDETLLHEYLPVLGMEQFSAASTAMLLGEDSPALAAGRAFGVQTLSGTGSLRVGAELLNKQLNYTNFYYSVPTWENHHLVFVNSGFTNPRTYRYWDAKARAIDFDGLIEDLRNAPENSVILLHACAHNPTGCDPSHEQWEKIADVMEERKLFPFFDSAYQGFASGDLDQDAWAVRYFVQRGFELICAQSYAKNFGLYNERVGNLAIVVSDASVVQALKSQLTWIVRGMYSNPPAHGARVVTNVLANKQLFDEWKDHIKAMSSRVTEMREALRAELIKLGTPGNWDHIVKQIGLFSYTGLTQRQVEYLIQEYHIYLLKSGRINVCGLNPSNVQYMARAMHDAITKFPADESYCA, from the exons atgggtTCCCGCTTCCAAACTGTCCAACAAGGTCCTCCGATCGAGGTTTTCCAATTAAATCGTATGTTTATGGAAGACCCGCACCAGTCTAAAATCAATTTGAGCATTGGCG CATACCGAGATGAGAAGGGCCAGCCATGGGTTCTACCGGTGGTCAGGAAGATGGAGAAACAGATGGCTAATGATGAGACACTCCTGCACGAATACCTCCCTGTTCTTG GTATGGAACAGTTCTCCGCGGCGTCTACCGCCATGCTGCTGGGAGAAGATAGCCCCGCCCTCGCTGCAGGACGT GCGTTCGGAGTCCAGACCCTGTCTGGTACAGGTAGTCTGCGCGTCGGCGCTGAGCTGCTGAACAAGCAACTCAACTACACCAACTTCTACTACTCCGTGCCTACCTGGG AAAACCACCACCTCGTATTCGTAAACTCTGGTTTCACGAATCCCCGCACCTACCGCTACTGGGACGCGAAGGCCCGAGCGATTGATTTCGACGGCCTCATCGAAGATCTTCGCAACGCCCCTGAGAACTCAGTGATCTTACTCCACGCGTGCGCCCACAACCCCACTGGCTGCGACCCTAGTCATGAACAGTGGGAGAAAATTGCCGATGTCATGGAG GAGCGCAAGTTGTTCCCATTCTTCGACAGCGCATACCAGGGCTTCGCATCAGGCGACCTAGACCAGGACGCCTGGGCCGTGCGCTACTTCGTCCAGAGAGGGTTCGAGCTCATCTGCGCACAGTCCTACGCTAAGAACTTCGGGTTATACA ACGAGCGAGTGGGCAACCTGGCCATCGTGGTGTCGGACGCGTCGGTGGTGCAGGCGCTGAAGTCGCAGCTGACGTGGATCGTGCGCGGCATGTACTCCAACCCGCCGGCGCACGGCGCGCGCGTCGTTACCAACGTACTCGCCAACAAGCAGCTCTTCGACGAGTG GAAGGACCACATCAAAGCTATGTCGTCTAGGGTGACGGAAATGAGGGAAGCTTTGAGGGCCGAACTTATCAA ACTCGGCACACCAGGCAATTGGGACCACATTGTCAAACAGATCGGTCTCTTCTCCTACACTGGTTTGACTCAAAGACAGGTGGAATACCTGATTCAAGAGTACCACATATATCTGTTGAAGTCTGGCCGTATTAACGTATGTGGGTTGAACCCATCCAATGTCCAGTACATGGCCAGAGCCATGCATGACGCCATCACCAAATTCCCAGCTGACGa atCATATTGTGCTTGA
- the LOC118263189 gene encoding aspartate aminotransferase, cytoplasmic isoform X1, with product MGSRFQTVQQGPPIEVFQLNRMFMEDPHQSKINLSIGAYRDEKGQPWVLPVVRKMEKQMANDETLLHEYLPVLGMEQFSAASTAMLLGEDSPALAAGRAFGVQTLSGTGSLRVGAELLNKQLNYTNFYYSVPTWENHHLVFVNSGFTNPRTYRYWDAKARAIDFDGLIEDLRNAPENSVILLHACAHNPTGCDPSHEQWEKIADVMEERKLFPFFDSAYQGFASGDLDQDAWAVRYFVQRGFELICAQSYAKNFGLYNERVGNLAIVVSDASVVQALKSQLTWIVRGMYSNPPAHGARVVTNVLANKQLFDEWKDHIKAMSSRVTEMREALRAELIKLGTPGNWDHIVKQIGLFSYTGLTQRQVEYLIQEYHIYLLKSGRINVCGLNPSNVQYMARAMHDAITKFPADDDARSKL from the exons atgggtTCCCGCTTCCAAACTGTCCAACAAGGTCCTCCGATCGAGGTTTTCCAATTAAATCGTATGTTTATGGAAGACCCGCACCAGTCTAAAATCAATTTGAGCATTGGCG CATACCGAGATGAGAAGGGCCAGCCATGGGTTCTACCGGTGGTCAGGAAGATGGAGAAACAGATGGCTAATGATGAGACACTCCTGCACGAATACCTCCCTGTTCTTG GTATGGAACAGTTCTCCGCGGCGTCTACCGCCATGCTGCTGGGAGAAGATAGCCCCGCCCTCGCTGCAGGACGT GCGTTCGGAGTCCAGACCCTGTCTGGTACAGGTAGTCTGCGCGTCGGCGCTGAGCTGCTGAACAAGCAACTCAACTACACCAACTTCTACTACTCCGTGCCTACCTGGG AAAACCACCACCTCGTATTCGTAAACTCTGGTTTCACGAATCCCCGCACCTACCGCTACTGGGACGCGAAGGCCCGAGCGATTGATTTCGACGGCCTCATCGAAGATCTTCGCAACGCCCCTGAGAACTCAGTGATCTTACTCCACGCGTGCGCCCACAACCCCACTGGCTGCGACCCTAGTCATGAACAGTGGGAGAAAATTGCCGATGTCATGGAG GAGCGCAAGTTGTTCCCATTCTTCGACAGCGCATACCAGGGCTTCGCATCAGGCGACCTAGACCAGGACGCCTGGGCCGTGCGCTACTTCGTCCAGAGAGGGTTCGAGCTCATCTGCGCACAGTCCTACGCTAAGAACTTCGGGTTATACA ACGAGCGAGTGGGCAACCTGGCCATCGTGGTGTCGGACGCGTCGGTGGTGCAGGCGCTGAAGTCGCAGCTGACGTGGATCGTGCGCGGCATGTACTCCAACCCGCCGGCGCACGGCGCGCGCGTCGTTACCAACGTACTCGCCAACAAGCAGCTCTTCGACGAGTG GAAGGACCACATCAAAGCTATGTCGTCTAGGGTGACGGAAATGAGGGAAGCTTTGAGGGCCGAACTTATCAA ACTCGGCACACCAGGCAATTGGGACCACATTGTCAAACAGATCGGTCTCTTCTCCTACACTGGTTTGACTCAAAGACAGGTGGAATACCTGATTCAAGAGTACCACATATATCTGTTGAAGTCTGGCCGTATTAACGTATGTGGGTTGAACCCATCCAATGTCCAGTACATGGCCAGAGCCATGCATGACGCCATCACCAAATTCCCAGCTGACGa